The sequence TCTTCTTGCCGAGCACCTGGCCACCGAACTCTTCGATCGCGAGGCGTGCGGCCTCCACCGAGCCAACGCCGGCCAAGTCTGAATACAGGCCGGACTGGTCGTTCAGGATGCCGATCTTCACGACATCGCCTGACACTTGCGCACTGGCAGGTCCCGAGGCGACAACGCTCGCGATGGCAGTGAGCGCAGCCAAGCCGGCTGCGAAGAACTTGAGCGCTTTCGAGGACATGTTCATTTCTTTCTAAGGAAGTGGGGAGTGGTCATGGAAAAGGTGTCTGCACTCGCGTGCATCCAGGGCAACACTTGTGCATCTCATGCAAACTGAAAATCAAAAAAAGGGAGATCAACGATGTGGATTCGCACCCTCCGGGGTGGCAAGTCCGACAGCGCGTTCTTGATGGCCGGGGTGTTTAGCAGCCTCGGTCAGTGAACTTTTGCGAGTGCGCCATGCCTCGAATTCACCCACCAATCCGCGACGGAACACCATGACCACAGTGACCAGGATCACCCCCTGGATCACCATCACCCACTCACCAAGCGGAGCCAGATATTCCTGCATGGCGAGAATGCAGACCGCTCCCACCAAAGGACCCAGGACGGTACCCATGCCGCCGACCAGCACCATCAGAACCACTTCGGTGGCCATGTGCCAATTCACGTCTGTGAGTGAAGCGAGTTGGAAGACGAGCACTTTGGTTCCGCCAGCCAACCCGGTCAGCGCGGCCGAGAGCACAAACGCCAGCAACTTGTATCGATTGACCTTGTAGCCCAGCGAGACGGCTCTCGGCTCGTTGTCGCGTATGGCTTCGAGCACCTGGCCGAAAGGTGAATGAATCGTCCGGTGATAGATGGCGAACGCCGCCAGGAACATCGCGAGCACCACTACATAGAGAACGTTGTCGTTGGCGGTGTCGAGCAGGCCAAGGACCACTGGCCGAGGAACCTTCTGCAGACCGTCTTCACCGCCAGTGAACGGCGCCTGAAGGCAGAAGAAGTAGACCATCTGCGCCAGGGCCAACGTGATCATCGCGAAGTAGATTCCTTGCCTTCGGATCGCGATGGCGCCGGCGATAAATCCCAGCACCGTGCTCGCCAAGACGGCACAGAGC is a genomic window of Variovorax sp. V213 containing:
- a CDS encoding branched-chain amino acid ABC transporter permease, with the translated sequence MRQDASLTLRPIVFLLAAAVIAPALIYPIFLMKVMCFAIFACAVNLLVGYVGLLSLGHSMFFGMSAYVTAYTLKEWGWPFEVALLCAVLASTVLGFIAGAIAIRRQGIYFAMITLALAQMVYFFCLQAPFTGGEDGLQKVPRPVVLGLLDTANDNVLYVVVLAMFLAAFAIYHRTIHSPFGQVLEAIRDNEPRAVSLGYKVNRYKLLAFVLSAALTGLAGGTKVLVFQLASLTDVNWHMATEVVLMVLVGGMGTVLGPLVGAVCILAMQEYLAPLGEWVMVIQGVILVTVVMVFRRGLVGEFEAWRTRKSSLTEAAKHPGHQERAVGLATPEGANPHR